Within Hoplias malabaricus isolate fHopMal1 chromosome 16, fHopMal1.hap1, whole genome shotgun sequence, the genomic segment atcattaaaaatatagaagaaaataggaggagagtgagagagggttATATACACAGGCCGAACCACCGCTGCTGCCATGTACACTTTCAGACAGATGTTTCTGTATATGTGATGCTTCAGAcagatgtctgtgtgtgtgatgtttcagGCAGATATTGGTGGGAGTGATGTTTCTGACAGATGATTGTGAGTGATGTTTCAGgcagatgtttgtgtgtgtaatgtttcaGACAGATGTTGGTGTGTGATGTTTCAGACAGATGTTCATGTGATGTTTCAAATGTTTGTGTGATGTTTCAGACAGATGTTGGTGTCTGAGTGATGTTTCAGACAGATgttggtgtgtgagtgatgttTCAGACAGATGTTTGTAATTGATGTTGCAGAGAGATGTTTGTGTGATGTTTCAGACAGATGTTTGTGTCTGAGTGATGTTTCAGACAGATGTTGGTGTCTGAGTGATGTTATTAAAGATGTTGATGTGAGTGATGTTTCAGACAGATgttggtgtgtgagtgatgtttcagacagatgttgtgtgtgagtgatgtttCACACAGatgttggtgtgtgtgatgtttcagacagatgtttatgtgatgtttcagatgtttgtgagtgatgtttcagacagatgcttgtgtgtgagtgatgtttTAGACAGATGTTTGTGTTATGTTTCAGACAGATGGTGTCTGAGTGATGTTTCAGACAGATgttggtgtgtgagtgatgttTCAGAAAGATgttggtgtgtgagtgatgttTCACACAGATGTCGGTGTGAGTGATGTTTCAGACAGATGTTTGTGAGTGATTTTTCAGATGTTTGTAAGTGATGTTTCAGACAAATGTTTGTGTCTGAGTGATGTTTCAGACAGATGTTTGTGTGATGTttcagatgtttgtgtgtgagtgatgtttCAGACAGATGTTTGTGAGTGATTTTTTCAGATGTTTGTGTGATGTTTCAGACAGATgttggtgtgtgagtgatgttTCAGACAGATGGTGTCTGAGTGATGTTTCAGACAGATgttggtgtgtgagtgatgttTCAGACAGATGTTTCTCTTTATGTCTGATACTGGAAAAGAATGGAGACGGGGGTCGAAGGACAGTGGTGCTGTTTTGCAGTTCCCGAATGATGGGATGAAGGTGACTCTGTTGAAGCTGAACATCAAAGAACTTCAGGAATGCTGTTCAGAAATTGCTGATACAGGGGGTGGGGGCACTGTGTTAAAATGGGAGTGTAATTTTACCAGAGAGTGATTGGCTGTTCCGGAGCTGATGGTAATTGTACTCCACTGTGGATCTGCATCATTACAGAGAGCTGGACGAACAACAATCGtgtacaccccccaccccatacacacacgcacacacacactggatgcACAGTGTCCATTGTtaacacagatgtgtgtgtgtgtgtgtgagagagagagagagagagagaaatgtcaCAGAGCTGAACTGAATGGATCTCAGCTAACAGCTGTTGATTGGGGGTTGTGTTCTCAAAATTACTGTGGTGTATATAGTGGTAGTTAGTGTGTATAGTATGTGTGCATCATTtctgtggtgtctgtgtgtgtgtgtgtgagagagagagagcgcatgaggtgtgtagtgtgtgacaATGTGTACGTATATTGTgtgaagtctgtgtgtgtgtgtttgtgtggtatgtgaatgtgagtttgtttttgtgaacgtatctgtggtgtgtataatgtgtgtgtgaggtatgtgaatgtgagtttgttTGGTGGGGGTATCTGTggtgtgtataatgtgtgtgtgtgtgtgtgtgtgtgtggttgtaggTCAGGCCTGTCAGATCCAGACTAACCTCTCGTGCACTGATGAGTTCCCCTCAACCCCCTCAGCCTTGAGGGATTTGAACAGCGTGTGTCTCACTGTTCTGAGAGTGAGACAGGAGTCTGTCTCAAAGATCTGTGTGGGGCAGTTCAGCTGAAAATATAAAGGACATAGTCACTGTTGGTGGAGGGAGGACTGTGGCACCGTGGGGCAACAAGGAACCGGAGAACAGTGGGGAGCCTATGGGACTATGGGGAACTGTAGACATCGCTCTGCTCTCAGTGCTCATGCATCTACTGAAGTGACAGATCAAGGCAGTTGTCCCCCCCAACCCTCATGAGGCGGGGGCACTGTGAGAGACTGGGGGGAGATGGGGTGGTCAGAAATCAGACTTTATTTGTAAGATACAGTATGACTATAGTGACATGCTTTTATGACttctcagtcattcactcactcacgtaataaaatactgacacaatataaactgtaaataaaaatcacCCTCTTTGCATTTGCCTTCACAGAGCGCTTCCCTGAtcagaacagagagaagagtCCATTGTAGTGGTAGCTGAGGTCTTTCACAATCGTCCAGGCCTTCGCTTTCTGTTCCCAAACCAGACTTAGTTACCTGTGAGAATAGGAACAGTCTGCGTGTATTTCTTTCATATTTAATCCGAGCTGGggttaaaagaaaaaatgtctgaGGTAAAGGGAAAAACAGAAATGTCCTGGTGGCAACCAACATCAACTCCACAGTCTCTTTCAGGATGGTGCTTCACACCACACagcactacactacactttatCATGAGAGATCACTTCGTCTAAAAGTGTACAGAAGTGTTGATGGGGTCACTGGTGGTTAGTTGATGGGGGCAACTCTCTCATTATTGGGGCTTTTTCTCAAAACTCCAAAACCTGGAAGAGGCCACAGCTGCAAAGAAACAAAGAGGCAGGTCATTGAACTGGGAGTCGACCGGGCAAAGAGGGTCTACACTGAGAACAGCAGTGAATCAGGAAAAAGGCGGAGACTGTGATTGGACAAACGTGCTTACATTAACCAATGAAAAACAGGAACACTCACATGAAGTAAAAACTGTGTTTACCTTTAAAAAGACTCGTCCGGTGATGAGGGCATATGGCACTGGACCGTAAGTCCGAGAGTCGCTCGAGTTCAGTAGATTATCACCTTCCAACCACACATGACCTCGCGGCACctacaacaacacaaacacaacacctgCCCAATTACTGCAACCTAACACAAGAGTAAACAATCATACACAAGAGCAAAcaatcacacactaacataAACAATCATACACAACAGAGAACAATCATACACCAACATAAACAATCATGCACAACAATAAACAATCAAACACAGAGAACAATCATTACGAAGAGTAAACAATCATACACCAACATAAACAATCATGCACAACAATAAACAATCAAACACAGAGAACAATCATACAGAAGAGTAAACAATCATACCCCAACAAACAATTATGCACAAGTCTAAACAAtcaaacacaacagagaacaatCATACACAtcaacaaacaatcaaacacaacagagaacaatCATACACTAACGTAAACAATCATGCACAAcaataaacaatcaaacaatAGAGAACAATCATACACAAGGGTAAACAATCATACACTAATGTAAACAATCATACATAACAATAAATAAtcaaacacaacagagaacactCATACACAAGAGTAAACAATCATACACTAATGTAAACAATCATgcacaacaataaacaataaaacaagagAACAATCATACACTACAGAGAACCATCATACACAACAATAAGCAAtcaaacacaacagagaacagtcATACACTAACGTAAACAATCATGCACAACAATAAACAAtcaaacacaacagagaacaatCATACAGAAGAGTAAACAATCATACCCCaacataaacaattatgcaCAAGTCTAAACAAtcaaacacaacagagaacaatCATACACTAACGTAAACAATCGTTCacaacaaacaatcaaacaacagagaacaatcatacacaacaataagcaatcaaacacaacagagaacaatCATACTCAAGAGTAAACAATCATACACTAACGTAAACAATCATGCACAACAATAAACAAtcaaacacaacagagaacaatCATACTCAAGAGTAAACAATCATACACTAACGTAAACAATCATGCACAACAATAAACAAtcaaacacaacagagaacaatCATACAGAAGAGTAAACAATCATACCCCaacataaacaattatgcaCAAGTCTAAACAAtcaaacacaacagagaacaatCATACACTAACGTAAACAATCGTTCacaacaaacaatcaaacaacagagaacaatcatacacaacaataaacaatcaaacacaacagagaacCATCATACACTAACGTAAACAATCAAACACAagagtaaacaaacacaatagaGAACAATCATACACAAGAGTAAACAATCATACACAACAATAAACAATCAAACACAATAGAGAATTATCATACACTAACGTAAACAATCATacactaaaatataaaatcatacACGACAGTAAACCTGGACTGAAGCGGGGGACTGGGGACTGAAGCGGGGGAGACATTTCCTCGATGTCTAGATGAATTATTGAAATTTAAAAGTTCTtacgaatgtgtgtgttttgaaggaGTCTGTGTCGCCGCCGGTGCAGACTTTATCTCCCTCCAAACCCATCACCCTCTTACACACGTTCACCCTCGGGTTAAACAGACTTTTCGCTATGACCACATCCCCCCTGAAAAACACGACACACAACAGAGTCCACTGCAGTGAGAGAACCCAAGAGAATCACATACAACCCGCTTCTCGTCTTGGCACAGGTTCTGTCCAAACTGAGGAGACTTTCTCTCCATGTGACATCTCTTTACATCTTCTGGTTCTGTGTGGACTGTGTGAACGCTCAGAACCAGAGCTAcaacacagtcatgggtcattCCCAAGGAAGAACAGGAACTCACCTCTGGATCCTGTGCAGGTGTCGGCTGAGCTTCTCAGAGAAGACGACGTCATGGTTTGTGATGGTGGGTTCCATGGACGGTCCagaacactgcacacacacacacacacacgcatcattattcagtattactatcaataataattaatcattataCAACCACAGCTGTAATGCAGTAGTGTATATTTCTGACAGATATCACACTCACTAATACGAATTCTCCCAGGTACTCGAAGGCGCAGTGAGCTACACAGCCGTACTGCACCGAGAATCCTACAAAGCTCAGAGTCCTCCACAAAACACGGTGTACCATTGCTACAGTCCTggaggcaacacacacacacacacacacacaggtttacaTACACAGCTGTGCAATTCTGAAAGTGTAGAGTATATTAATTAAATCAGTTTGGAGATTCTCACGGGACGTTGTAAGGGGTTTATCTCAGATattacacagtaaacacagctcAGAAAGTAAACGCACCCAGGATATTtaaccacacacactccacactgacTTCAGATTTGAACCCAGACTCAGTCTCAAGTTGAAGGTGGGGCTCAGAACAAACAGTCGGCGAGGTGTGTATCGCCTGCTGAGAGGAAACTGAATGGTGTTTTGGGTTTGAGACTGAACTGATCTTTATCAAACTCAGCagaacatcctctctctctctctctcacacacacacactgtcgggGAGGGGGCGGGGCGACTGATTATTTGTTTAACAGGACTTTAGCAGATCACGATTCACAGTAGTCATCCGCATCTCGTGATCTATTAATATTCCTGCAGTGACCTCACTGATGATCCGTCATCGATTATTTGTGATTCATTCTGAGTTCAGCTCAGACCTCGTCCTCACAGGAAAATCACATCATACAGAAATAATGAAGAATAACATCATCCACGTTCCAGATCTCAACAGAATTCCTGCTCTTTCAGCACTGAGCTGATGATTATCACACTTCTCTCagcacaggaaacacacacacacacacacgttaactCCAGCTTAGTTTATCACAGACTgtactccacaggtgtgacgTGTTTCAGATGGCGATTAACAGGTTTAACCATCGTAATCACTGCTCTCAAAACCCTACTGAACATTCAGGTACTGCCCCCACTGGCTCCAGTGGTGCTGCTCCGTCCCGTCTGCATCAGTAAGGTTTCAGAAAACGTGCAAATAACTTACGAAAGTAACGCAGGGTACGGATAGAAGGCTCCGTCTGTATTCGTATTTAACATTGAGCGTCCTCTGAAACACCCTGatacttcatcagaacacaaataaaacagagcagggcttcattcccaggcgactagcgccgctctgtagcagctctgcaccagtctgcagtgatatcagaggagctgctgggctttagttacatttagagcctcgttctccttcagaagagttccacaatcagagattacccccctctcctcactcttctgtgacatggagctcagctcagattctcattctgcagagttctgttcacacttccagttccaccttaaatgctgcggTAGCCTCAGGCGACAGAATGTAATTACTtcacgatttaaggtggaactgtaaatttacagctaactcccgagacctcagctgctcctcgtgctgttttctgctcgttctgaagtaaaggccataatccactgaaactacattaaactcagagaatacactggggtcatagagtttaaaggaggAAACGCTGACACCTGTGGGTTACTTTGAGTGCTGCGCAGCGTCTCGCCACTGATTCAAGGCGTCCTGAAAAGCCTCCAGTTCTTATTTTACAGCAGATCCAAGTTTCACTAAAagcagaaatgtatttattaaaaagctCATGTGTGATGGCATTTGTCTggaatatttcagattatttacaTGGAATTGTTAAACTGAGTCATCAACTCACAGCAAACTCAGAGAGGAACACGTTCAACACTGTTcagatcaacacacacacatcagagagATATGAGACAGTAATGAGACAAGCTCTGTGTCTGAAACCAGTGGAAAGCGCCATTGAGGCAGGATTCTGAGTGAGGCACAGAGTCGGGTCTGAAACGAATGCTTTTATAAACGCGGCCTGCTCCAGTCTTTTCAAAGTTGTGATTATTTTGTCGAGtgctgaatgtgtgtctgtgtttaaagtCCGTCTCTGATGTGATTCAgtttaaaaacagcagcatttcAAAATCCTGCCTCTAAGGCACTGACCTGTTagacacagcaaaacaacactGCTGCCTTCTGTTTGAGACACAGCCAgagacgaggagagagagagaaatgagacagagacgagagagaaatgagacagGGACGAGGGGaatgagacagaggagagagagatgagacagACGAGGGGAATAAGACAGAGGAGAGATGAGACAGACGAGGGGaatgagacagaggagagagagatgagacagACGAGGGGaatgagacagaggagagagagatgagacaaAGACGAGGGGaatgagacagaggagagagagatgagacaaAGACGAGGGGaatgagacagaggagagagagatgagacagaggagagagagagatgagacagATGAGGGGAATAAGACAGAGGAGAGATGAGACAGACAAGGGGaatgagacagaggagagatgAGACAGACAAGGGGaatgagacagaggagagatgAGACAGACAAGGGGaatgagacagaggagagagagatgagacagACGAGGGGAATAAGACAGAGGAGAGATGAGACAGACGAGGGGaatgagacagaggagagagagatgagacagACGAGGGGaatgagacagaggagagagagatgagacaaAGACGAGGGGaatgagacagaggagagagagatgagacaaAGACGAGGGGaatgagacagaggagagagagatgagacagaggagagagagagatgagacagATGAGGGGAATAAGACAGAGGAGAGATGAGACAGACAAGGGGaatgagacagaggagagatgAGACAGACAAGGGGaatgagacagaggagagatgAGACAGACAAGGGGaatgagacagaggagagagagatgagacagagaggagagagagatatgtgACTGAAAAAAGACAGAGACGAGGGGATGAGAGAGGGACGAGAGAACAGTCACCTGCTGAACTCAGACTCAGGTCTAGGTTCCGTCCTCTGCCTCGTGGTCCTGGCGTAATAAGCCgctctctgattggttctgGCGCAGTAAGccgctctctgattggtcctgGCGCAGTAAGccgctctctgattggtcctgGCACAGTAAGCAACTCTCTGTTCGGTCCTGCCGCAGT encodes:
- the immp1l gene encoding mitochondrial inner membrane protease subunit 1, which produces MVHRVLWRTLSFVGFSVQYGCVAHCAFEYLGEFVLCSGPSMEPTITNHDVVFSEKLSRHLHRIQRGDVVIAKSLFNPRVNVCKRVMGLEGDKVCTGGDTDSFKTHTFVPRGHVWLEGDNLLNSSDSRTYGPVPYALITGRVFLKLWPLPGFGVLRKSPNNERVAPIN